Proteins co-encoded in one Erwinia sp. genomic window:
- the grxD gene encoding Glutaredoxin 4 (ID:JIFNMEKO_01583;~source:Prodigal:2.6): MSTIEKIEKQITENPILLYMKGSPKLPSCGFSAQAVQALSACGKRFAYVDILQNPDIRAELPAYAKWPTFPQLWVNGELVGGCDIIIEMFQRGELQQLIKETAQNHTAD, from the coding sequence ATGAGCACTATTGAAAAAATTGAAAAACAGATCACTGAAAATCCGATTTTGCTATATATGAAAGGTTCTCCAAAACTGCCCAGCTGTGGTTTTTCAGCGCAGGCAGTACAGGCGCTATCAGCCTGCGGTAAGCGTTTTGCCTATGTGGATATTTTACAAAATCCGGATATTCGTGCCGAGTTACCTGCGTATGCTAAGTGGCCGACCTTTCCACAGTTATGGGTTAATGGAGAGCTGGTTGGTGGCTGCGACATCATAATTGAAATGTTCCAGCGCGGTGAGCTGCAACAATTGATCAAAGAGACAGCGCAAAACCACACCGCAGACTAG
- the tcyC gene encoding L-cystine import ATP-binding protein TcyC (ID:JIFNMEKO_01575;~source:Prodigal:2.6), with protein sequence MSTISATNLVKHFQHRRVLDGIDLQVEEGEVLAIVGLSGSGKTTLLRSLILLEEPDGGEISVGGIHVDTSRPLRQQRDKIRQLRQQVGFVFQNFNLFPHRTVLENIIEGPTIVKGESKQEAVKHVHFLLEKVGLRGKENSYPRSLSGGQQQRVAIARALAMRPRVILFDEPTSALDPELVGEVLNTIRALAEEKRTMIIVTHEMRFAWDVAYRAIFMEQGKIVEEAAAASLFSAPQQARTREFLDSFLIQSVGGYRS encoded by the coding sequence ATGAGTACCATATCAGCGACTAATCTGGTTAAACATTTTCAGCATCGGAGGGTGTTAGATGGTATAGACCTGCAGGTTGAAGAGGGTGAAGTGTTGGCCATCGTCGGGCTCAGTGGCTCAGGTAAAACCACATTACTGCGCAGCCTCATCTTACTCGAAGAGCCGGACGGTGGTGAGATCAGTGTCGGTGGAATTCATGTCGATACTTCGCGGCCTTTGCGCCAGCAGCGGGATAAGATCAGACAATTACGCCAGCAGGTCGGTTTTGTGTTTCAGAATTTTAATCTTTTTCCGCACCGTACGGTACTGGAAAACATCATTGAAGGCCCGACTATCGTCAAAGGGGAAAGCAAACAAGAGGCGGTGAAGCATGTTCACTTTTTACTGGAGAAAGTGGGTCTCCGGGGTAAAGAGAACAGTTATCCGCGCAGTTTATCCGGTGGGCAACAGCAACGAGTCGCCATTGCGCGTGCACTGGCGATGCGACCCCGGGTGATTTTGTTCGATGAGCCGACTTCCGCGTTGGACCCCGAGTTAGTAGGAGAAGTATTGAATACCATTCGTGCGCTGGCTGAAGAAAAACGGACCATGATTATTGTCACACATGAAATGCGATTTGCATGGGATGTGGCCTACAGGGCTATCTTTATGGAACAGGGAAAAATCGTCGAAGAGGCTGCAGCGGCAAGCTTGTTTTCGGCTCCTCAACAAGCCCGTACACGGGAGTTTCTTGATAGTTTTCTTATTCAAAGTGTGGGCGGGTATCGCAGCTGA
- the dcyD_2 gene encoding D-cysteine desulfhydrase (ID:JIFNMEKO_01578;~source:Prodigal:2.6) yields MLAQTEGIFLDPVYTGKAMAGLLEGIAQQRFPAEGPILFIHTGGVPALFAYQNFF; encoded by the coding sequence GTGCTGGCACAGACAGAGGGCATATTTTTAGATCCGGTATACACAGGTAAAGCAATGGCAGGGCTGCTGGAAGGCATAGCGCAGCAACGTTTTCCAGCCGAAGGACCGATTCTGTTTATTCATACTGGTGGCGTGCCGGCGCTGTTTGCTTATCAGAATTTCTTCTAA
- the yecS_3 gene encoding L-cystine transport system permease protein YecS (ID:JIFNMEKO_01576;~source:Prodigal:2.6): MSDSLQLVLDSAPLLLKGALFTLQLSIGGMFFGLLLGGVLALMRLLSLRILSFFARFYVSLFRGTPLIAQLFMIYYGLPQFGIELDPIPAAMIGLSLNMAAYASESLRGAIAAIDRGQWEAAASLGMNYWQTLRRAILPQAARTALPPLGNSFISLVKDTSLAATIQVPELFRQAQLITSRTLDIFTMYLAASVIYWLVATLLSLLQERLEARVNRQEKGAR; the protein is encoded by the coding sequence ATGTCAGATAGTCTGCAATTGGTGCTGGATTCAGCACCACTTCTTCTGAAAGGCGCACTCTTCACGCTGCAACTCAGTATCGGTGGCATGTTCTTCGGCTTATTGCTGGGAGGTGTGCTGGCTTTAATGCGCCTTTTATCACTGCGGATACTATCTTTTTTTGCCCGCTTTTATGTCTCTTTATTCCGTGGTACTCCGCTGATTGCTCAGCTTTTTATGATTTATTATGGTTTACCACAATTTGGTATTGAACTGGATCCGATACCTGCAGCGATGATTGGATTGTCACTGAATATGGCGGCGTATGCTTCGGAGTCACTGCGTGGTGCGATTGCTGCCATCGATCGTGGACAATGGGAGGCCGCTGCCAGCCTTGGTATGAACTATTGGCAAACGCTGCGCCGCGCAATATTGCCACAGGCAGCCAGAACAGCATTGCCACCGTTAGGTAATAGTTTTATCAGTCTGGTAAAAGACACTTCTCTTGCAGCCACCATACAGGTACCTGAACTATTTCGTCAGGCACAGCTCATTACTTCGCGTACGCTCGATATTTTCACGATGTATCTGGCGGCCTCGGTGATTTATTGGCTGGTGGCTACCTTGTTGTCGCTGCTACAGGAACGACTGGAAGCGCGGGTTAACCGACAGGAGAAAGGGGCAAGATGA
- a CDS encoding hypothetical protein (ID:JIFNMEKO_01579;~source:Prodigal:2.6) produces MGPDGTVIARDVADYRALSLVEAVIALRRHPFGLQAPEEPLHRGIIPAVTPATHALLYPTAPQSLPVLTAGIVAALIAVEHHACWLTPKLPGHLQCFDREGRVRRRRYRPAHRFAGEQIQHCCQISPAFSRPDIRHIAAPDLIRRGNRELPVEMVRYFNVFVPAAFEFMRRDLATGDIQLFHQLTGQPSPESDALSADHRGDTSRASRATTGVPDFTDETPFNGTLSVRIPAIFTNVAITASVNTEQPAQWRYRVVRPQTVYYRELFRESDIKSAVAFFRISFSISRRCIRFLISLSSVCSGVRGSPGGVFPWRSIRNDFTRRLMAERLTFIALAASP; encoded by the coding sequence GTGGGGCCGGATGGCACTGTAATAGCCCGTGATGTAGCTGATTATCGCGCTCTGAGCCTCGTTGAAGCTGTTATAGCCCTTCGTCGGCACCCATTCGGTCTTCAGGCTCCGGAAGAACCGCTCCATCGGGGCATTATCCCAGCAGTTACCCCGGCGACTCATGCTCTGCTTTATCCGACAGCGCCACAGAGCCTGCCGGTACTGACGGCTGGTATAGTGGCTGCCCTGATCGCTGTGGAACATCACGCCTGTTGGCTTACCCCGAAGCTCCCAGGCCATCTGCAATGCTTTGACCGTGAGGGCCGGGTCCGGCGACGTCGATATCGCCCAGCCCACAGGTTTGCGGGCGAACAGATCCAGCACTGCTGCCAGATAAGCCCAGCATTTTCCCGTCCAGATATACGTCACATCGCCGCACCAGACCTGATCCGGCGCGGTAACCGCGAACTGCCGGTCGAGATGGTTCGGTATTTCAATGTGTTCGTTCCCGCCGCGTTTGAATTTATGCGCCGGGACCTGGCAACTGGCGATATCCAGCTCTTTCATCAGCTTACCGGCCAGCCATCGCCCGAGTCTGACGCCCTTAGCGCTGACCATCGTGGCGATACTTCTCGCGCCAGCAGAGCCACCACTGGCGTTCCAGACTTCACTGACGAGACTCCGTTTAACGGCACGCTCAGCGTCAGAATCCCTGCCATTTTTACGAATGTAGCGATAACTGCTTCGGTGAACACCGAACAGCCGGCACAATGGCGCTACCGGGTAGTGCGCCCTCAGACTGTCTATTATCGTGAACTGTTCAGGGAGTCCGACATCAAGAGCGCGGTAGCCTTTTTTAGGATTTCATTCTCCATATCAAGGCGTTGTATCCGTTTTCTCATTTCCCTGAGTTCAGTCTGCTCAGGCGTCAGAGGCAGCCCCGGGGGCGTTTTCCCCTGGCGCTCGATACGTAACGATTTTACCCGGCGGTTGATGGCGGAGAGGCTGACGTTCATCGCCTTAGCCGCCTCGCCGTGA
- the rnt gene encoding Ribonuclease T (ID:JIFNMEKO_01582;~source:Prodigal:2.6) codes for MSETNEQNNLSSRFRGFYPVVIDVETAGFDAKTNALLEIAAVSLKMDDNGWLLKDETLHFHIEPFAGAILQPEALAFNGIDPTNPLRGAVSEYAALHAIFKMVRKGIREHGCNRAIMVAHNATFDLNFVNAAVTRTAMKRNPFHPFATFDTAALSGLVLGQTVLAKACATAGIPFDNAQAHSALYDTVQTADLFCELVNRWKRLGGWPLTP; via the coding sequence ATGTCTGAAACCAATGAACAGAACAACCTGAGTAGTCGCTTCCGTGGTTTTTATCCGGTGGTAATCGATGTTGAGACTGCCGGATTTGATGCAAAAACTAATGCACTGCTGGAAATCGCAGCTGTCAGCCTGAAAATGGACGACAATGGCTGGCTACTGAAAGATGAGACACTTCATTTTCATATCGAACCTTTCGCAGGCGCGATATTGCAACCGGAGGCATTAGCCTTCAATGGTATTGATCCAACAAATCCGCTGCGCGGTGCGGTCAGTGAATATGCTGCGCTACATGCTATTTTCAAGATGGTACGTAAAGGTATCAGAGAACATGGCTGTAACCGGGCTATCATGGTTGCCCATAATGCGACCTTCGATCTTAATTTTGTCAATGCCGCCGTGACTCGTACGGCTATGAAACGAAATCCTTTTCATCCGTTTGCAACTTTTGATACGGCAGCATTGAGTGGACTGGTGCTGGGACAAACCGTTCTGGCTAAAGCCTGCGCCACAGCCGGGATACCCTTCGACAATGCCCAGGCACATTCCGCACTGTATGATACGGTGCAAACGGCAGATCTTTTTTGTGAACTCGTCAATCGCTGGAAACGACTCGGGGGATGGCCTCTTACGCCATAA
- the putA gene encoding Bifunctional protein PutA (ID:JIFNMEKO_01574;~source:Prodigal:2.6) encodes MSTSTMGVKLDDATRERIRQAASQLDRTPHWLVKQAIFNFLDQLENGNLQPESISLTAASEPEITVEETLRQPFLDFAEQVLPQSVIRAAITSAWRRPEPEAVAMVLEQARVPAALRDKVQQLAGTLANQLRHQKGATGRAGMVQSLLQEFSLSSQEGVALMCLAEALLRIPDKPTRDALIRDKISHGNWQSHLGRSPSLFVNATTWGLLFTGRLVATHNEANLSRALNRIIGKSGEPLIRKGVDMAMRLMGEQFVTGETIAQALANARKLEEKGFRYSYDMLGEAALTQRDAEAYLLSYQQAIHAIGHASNGRGIYEGPGISIKLSALHPRYSRAQYDRVMSELYPVLKSLTLLARQYDIGINIDAEEADRLELSLDLLEKLCFEPELEGWNGIGFVIQAYQKRCPLVIDALIELAQRSRRRLMIRLVKGAYWDSEIKRAQVDGLEGYPVYTRKVYTDVSYLACAQKLLSVPNLIYPQFATHNAHSLAAIYHMAGNNYYPGQYEFQCLHGMGEPLYEQVVGPVADGKLNRPCRIYAPVGTHETLLAYLVRRLLENGANTSFVNRIADPNLPIESLIADPISETERLAHEEGMTGLPHPKIPLPCDLYGAERPNSAGVDLANEHRLASLSTALLNSAIDPFICLPSIEQVTENATPQITVTNPACHADIVGYVQHATDDQVDTAVACAVNSVPIWGATPVKTRASLLRRAAEMMESQHQQLIGILVREAGKSFANAIAEIREAIDFLYYYSQQVEAHFDTPGHRPLGPVVCISPWNFPLAIFTGQIAAALAAGNTVLAKPAEQTPLIASAAVSLLHSAGIPRGVLQLLPGNGESVGARLVGNTQIRGVLFTGSTAVAGLLQHQLAGRLDEQGHPVPLIAETGGINAMVVDSSALTEQVVTDVISSAFDSAGQRCSALRLLCLQDEIADHTLQMLRGAMAECRMAPPERLSTDIGPVIDAEARQQINQHIDNLREQGMTVHQASLPDPDAQALCSQGYFITPTLIELNTVEDLDKEVFGPVLHVVRYSRKSLPGLIDTINSRGYGLTFGVHSRIDETINQVTGRIRAGNLYVNRNMVGAVVGVQPFGGEGLSGTGPKAGGPLYLYRLLASRPVQAVKACLTPFTDGAATKVLREGLQTTLQALADWAEKNSELATLCAHYAAVCQCGLIQHLPGPTGERNNYTLLPKGEILCCADREEDMLTQLAAVLSAGCRVLWSASDVAQTLYDKLPPEVQSKITLTANGLDNQHAIEAVIYHGDADRLATLSRSLAERGGAIISLQGLAHGDTEIVLERLLTERAVSVNTAAAGGNASLMTIS; translated from the coding sequence ATGAGCACATCCACCATGGGAGTCAAGCTTGACGATGCCACCCGCGAGCGTATCCGACAGGCCGCATCACAGCTTGACCGCACCCCCCACTGGCTGGTTAAACAGGCCATTTTCAATTTCCTCGACCAACTGGAAAATGGCAATCTACAACCTGAATCAATCTCTTTGACTGCAGCTTCCGAGCCAGAGATCACGGTTGAAGAGACGTTACGACAACCTTTTCTCGATTTTGCCGAGCAGGTATTACCTCAGTCAGTCATCCGGGCAGCAATCACTTCAGCCTGGCGCAGACCTGAACCGGAAGCTGTTGCCATGGTGCTTGAGCAGGCGCGTGTGCCTGCAGCCCTTCGCGATAAAGTGCAACAGCTGGCAGGAACCTTAGCCAACCAGTTACGGCACCAAAAAGGGGCAACAGGCCGCGCTGGTATGGTGCAAAGTTTGCTACAGGAGTTCTCGCTCTCTTCTCAGGAAGGTGTCGCTTTGATGTGTCTTGCTGAAGCGCTGTTACGCATACCGGATAAACCTACCCGGGATGCCTTAATTCGCGACAAAATAAGTCATGGAAACTGGCAGTCACATTTAGGTCGCAGTCCGTCATTATTCGTCAATGCCACCACCTGGGGACTGTTATTCACCGGGCGTCTGGTTGCCACGCACAATGAGGCCAATTTATCTCGCGCACTGAATCGTATTATCGGTAAAAGTGGGGAACCTCTCATCCGTAAAGGGGTGGACATGGCGATGCGCCTGATGGGAGAGCAATTCGTCACGGGTGAGACAATTGCTCAGGCTTTGGCGAATGCCAGGAAGCTTGAGGAAAAAGGATTTCGCTACTCTTACGATATGCTCGGTGAAGCGGCACTGACACAGCGTGATGCTGAAGCTTATCTGCTCTCTTACCAGCAGGCGATACATGCGATTGGTCATGCATCAAACGGACGCGGGATCTATGAAGGTCCCGGCATATCCATTAAGTTGTCAGCGTTGCATCCGAGGTACAGCCGTGCACAGTATGATCGTGTGATGTCAGAGCTTTACCCTGTCCTGAAGTCGTTAACACTGCTGGCGCGCCAGTACGATATCGGGATCAATATCGATGCAGAAGAAGCTGATCGGCTGGAACTCTCTCTCGATTTATTAGAAAAACTCTGCTTCGAACCTGAGCTGGAGGGATGGAATGGCATCGGATTTGTTATACAGGCATATCAAAAGCGTTGTCCGCTGGTCATCGACGCACTGATTGAACTTGCCCAACGCAGCCGCCGTCGCCTGATGATCCGTCTGGTAAAAGGCGCATACTGGGACAGTGAGATTAAACGCGCGCAGGTTGATGGTCTTGAGGGCTATCCCGTTTATACCCGAAAAGTGTATACCGATGTTTCTTATCTCGCTTGTGCTCAGAAACTCCTTTCTGTACCCAATCTGATCTATCCGCAATTTGCTACCCACAATGCACACTCACTGGCAGCTATCTATCATATGGCAGGCAATAACTATTACCCTGGCCAATATGAGTTTCAATGTTTGCACGGAATGGGCGAACCACTCTATGAACAGGTCGTCGGGCCGGTAGCTGACGGGAAACTGAACCGCCCTTGTCGTATTTATGCGCCTGTTGGCACTCATGAAACACTGCTTGCTTATCTGGTGCGCCGATTGCTTGAGAATGGCGCTAATACCTCATTCGTGAATCGTATTGCTGACCCTAATCTGCCTATTGAATCGCTGATTGCCGACCCGATCAGTGAAACAGAACGATTAGCGCATGAAGAAGGGATGACCGGCTTACCTCATCCGAAAATTCCACTGCCCTGCGATCTGTATGGTGCAGAGCGACCTAACTCGGCTGGGGTGGATTTAGCTAACGAACATCGACTCGCTTCCCTTTCAACGGCGCTGCTGAACAGTGCCATTGACCCATTTATTTGTCTGCCTTCTATCGAACAGGTAACCGAAAATGCCACCCCGCAAATTACGGTTACCAATCCGGCCTGTCATGCTGACATCGTAGGCTACGTTCAGCACGCGACTGACGATCAGGTTGACACAGCTGTCGCCTGTGCGGTGAATAGTGTGCCAATCTGGGGAGCAACTCCGGTCAAAACACGCGCCTCCTTGCTACGCAGGGCTGCAGAGATGATGGAATCTCAACATCAGCAACTTATTGGTATCCTGGTGCGCGAAGCGGGAAAATCGTTCGCCAATGCGATTGCTGAAATCCGTGAAGCGATAGATTTTCTCTACTACTATTCACAACAAGTTGAGGCACATTTTGATACACCTGGACATCGGCCCCTTGGCCCGGTGGTCTGTATCAGTCCGTGGAATTTCCCACTGGCTATCTTCACTGGCCAAATCGCCGCAGCCCTTGCTGCAGGCAATACTGTCCTGGCTAAACCTGCAGAACAGACCCCGTTGATCGCGTCGGCTGCAGTATCACTGCTGCACAGTGCGGGTATTCCCCGAGGCGTGTTGCAACTGCTGCCTGGAAATGGAGAGTCAGTTGGTGCCCGGTTAGTGGGCAATACACAAATTCGTGGAGTGTTGTTTACCGGTTCTACTGCGGTGGCAGGTCTGCTGCAGCATCAGCTGGCCGGACGACTTGATGAACAGGGACATCCTGTTCCTCTGATCGCTGAAACTGGGGGCATCAATGCCATGGTAGTTGACTCTTCAGCACTCACCGAACAAGTGGTCACTGATGTTATCTCTTCTGCGTTTGACAGCGCAGGACAACGCTGCTCAGCACTGCGCCTGCTCTGCCTGCAGGATGAGATTGCAGATCACACCCTGCAGATGTTACGCGGAGCAATGGCCGAATGCCGTATGGCCCCCCCTGAACGCCTGTCAACTGATATTGGTCCGGTGATTGATGCTGAGGCCCGCCAACAAATTAATCAGCATATTGATAATCTGCGCGAACAAGGGATGACTGTTCATCAGGCCTCACTGCCAGATCCGGATGCACAGGCACTCTGCTCACAAGGCTATTTTATTACGCCAACACTGATTGAGCTAAATACGGTTGAAGACCTGGACAAAGAGGTGTTCGGCCCGGTATTGCACGTTGTTCGCTATTCCCGCAAGTCGTTACCGGGATTGATTGACACAATTAACAGCCGTGGTTACGGATTAACCTTTGGAGTCCACAGCCGTATTGACGAAACAATTAATCAGGTTACCGGACGTATTCGCGCCGGTAATCTCTATGTTAATCGCAATATGGTGGGCGCTGTGGTCGGCGTGCAACCTTTCGGTGGTGAAGGTTTGTCGGGTACGGGGCCTAAAGCAGGCGGACCTCTTTATCTCTATCGCCTGCTTGCCAGTCGACCCGTGCAGGCAGTCAAAGCCTGCCTGACACCCTTTACCGATGGAGCTGCTACTAAGGTATTACGCGAAGGATTACAGACCACACTTCAGGCGCTGGCTGACTGGGCTGAGAAAAACAGCGAGCTGGCGACCCTGTGCGCACATTATGCTGCAGTATGCCAGTGTGGCTTGATCCAACACCTGCCCGGTCCAACCGGAGAGCGCAATAATTATACGTTGTTACCCAAAGGTGAGATCTTGTGTTGCGCCGATAGAGAAGAGGATATGTTAACACAACTGGCCGCAGTACTCTCTGCAGGGTGCCGGGTGCTATGGTCTGCCAGCGATGTGGCACAAACTTTGTACGATAAGCTTCCTCCAGAGGTGCAAAGCAAAATTACCCTGACAGCCAATGGCCTCGATAATCAGCATGCTATTGAAGCGGTAATTTATCATGGCGATGCAGACCGTCTTGCCACGCTGTCACGTTCACTGGCAGAACGGGGCGGTGCCATTATCTCATTGCAGGGTTTAGCGCATGGAGACACAGAGATAGTGCTGGAAAGATTACTGACAGAACGCGCTGTCAGCGTCAATACTGCTGCCGCGGGTGGCAATGCCAGTCTGATGACCATCAGCTAA
- the gloA gene encoding Lactoylglutathione lyase (ID:JIFNMEKO_01581;~source:Prodigal:2.6), translating into MRLLHTMLRVGDLQRAINFYTQVLGMRLLRTSENPEYKYSLAFVGYTDESEGAVIELTYNWGVDHYDLGSAYGHIALGVDNAAETCERIRAAGGNVTREAGPVKGGKTIIAFIEDPDGYKIELIENKDAGTGLGN; encoded by the coding sequence ATGCGTTTATTGCACACCATGCTACGTGTTGGGGATTTGCAACGTGCCATCAATTTCTACACTCAGGTGCTGGGAATGCGTCTGCTACGCACCAGTGAAAATCCTGAATATAAATATTCACTCGCCTTTGTGGGCTACACTGACGAAAGCGAAGGTGCGGTTATCGAACTGACCTATAACTGGGGCGTTGACCATTATGATCTGGGTTCCGCTTATGGACATATCGCATTAGGTGTCGACAATGCTGCTGAAACTTGTGAGCGGATCCGCGCAGCAGGTGGGAATGTCACGCGCGAAGCGGGGCCGGTTAAAGGCGGAAAGACCATCATCGCATTTATCGAAGATCCTGATGGTTATAAAATTGAACTGATCGAAAATAAAGATGCTGGTACAGGTTTAGGTAACTGA
- the nemA gene encoding N-ethylmaleimide reductase (ID:JIFNMEKO_01580;~source:Prodigal:2.6), whose translation MAPLTRLRSIEPGDIPTPLMAEYYQQRAGAGLIITEATQISFQAKGYAGAPGLHTEQQRDAWKQITSGIRQAGGHSAVQLWHTGRISHTSLQPNEDTPVSASAIKADVRTSLRDAEGQTVRADTSEPRALTLEEIPTIVADFGHAVSYAKQADFDLVELHAAHGYLLHQFLSPSANHRTDAYGGSIENRSRLSLEVVDTAIAAWRADRIGIRISPLGPFNGLDNGEDQEQAALYLIGELAKRNLAYLHISEPDWAGGKPYTAAFRHAIRAHYPGVIVAAGGYTPEKDETLIEQGLIDAAAFGRDYIANPDLAERFKAGAPLNTPNPDTFYGGGAEGYTDYPGLSSV comes from the coding sequence ATGGCACCTCTGACCCGGCTACGTAGTATCGAACCTGGTGATATTCCCACTCCTCTCATGGCCGAATACTATCAGCAGCGCGCCGGAGCCGGACTGATTATCACCGAAGCAACGCAGATCTCTTTTCAGGCAAAAGGCTATGCCGGAGCGCCTGGACTTCACACAGAACAACAACGTGACGCATGGAAACAGATAACCTCAGGTATTCGCCAGGCAGGCGGTCACAGTGCGGTACAGCTATGGCATACCGGGCGGATTTCACATACAAGCCTGCAGCCAAATGAAGATACTCCGGTGTCAGCATCAGCAATTAAAGCCGATGTACGTACTTCGCTGCGTGATGCAGAAGGCCAAACAGTACGTGCAGATACCTCAGAACCCCGTGCGTTGACTCTTGAGGAAATCCCGACTATTGTCGCCGACTTCGGCCATGCGGTGAGTTACGCAAAACAAGCCGATTTTGACTTAGTCGAATTACATGCCGCTCATGGTTACCTGCTGCATCAGTTTCTCTCTCCTTCCGCCAATCACCGAACAGATGCTTATGGTGGGAGTATTGAAAATCGCAGCAGACTCTCTCTGGAAGTGGTTGATACCGCAATTGCAGCGTGGCGGGCAGATCGCATCGGTATTCGTATTTCCCCACTCGGTCCTTTCAATGGTCTGGATAATGGCGAAGACCAGGAGCAGGCTGCTCTGTACCTGATTGGTGAGCTGGCTAAACGCAACCTTGCCTATTTGCACATATCCGAACCCGACTGGGCGGGAGGCAAGCCTTATACTGCAGCATTCCGCCACGCTATCCGCGCACATTATCCCGGGGTGATAGTTGCCGCAGGTGGCTATACGCCAGAGAAAGATGAGACGCTGATTGAGCAGGGGTTAATTGATGCTGCTGCTTTTGGCCGCGACTATATTGCTAATCCGGATCTGGCTGAACGTTTCAAAGCTGGCGCACCTCTCAACACACCGAATCCGGATACCTTCTATGGTGGTGGTGCTGAGGGCTATACGGATTATCCCGGACTATCCTCTGTGTAA
- the fliY_4 gene encoding L-cystine-binding protein FliY (ID:JIFNMEKO_01577;~source:Prodigal:2.6), translating to MTLFRVGRQIALGMLSLIVTLTTVTPASAAEENLLQQIKSRGTLLVGVEGTYPPFSFQDEQGKLTGFEVDFAASLAQHMGVKAVFKPTKWDGMLASLDAKRIDVVINQVTISDARKQKYDFSTPYTISGIQALTKKGLAGSITRPEDLSGKKVGVGLGTNYEQWLRQHVNGVDIRTYDDDPTKYQDLRVGRIDAILVDRLAALDLVKKTNDALAVAGPAFSRQESGVVIRKQNPQLLAAIDSAIAEMQKDGTMNNLAVKWFGTDVTH from the coding sequence ATGACTTTATTTCGCGTGGGGCGTCAGATAGCCCTTGGCATGTTATCGCTGATTGTCACCTTAACTACGGTTACACCTGCCAGTGCTGCTGAAGAAAATTTACTGCAACAGATAAAATCGCGCGGCACACTGCTGGTAGGTGTTGAAGGCACTTATCCGCCATTTAGTTTTCAGGACGAACAGGGAAAACTCACTGGTTTTGAAGTGGATTTTGCTGCATCGCTCGCACAACACATGGGCGTGAAAGCCGTATTTAAACCGACTAAATGGGATGGCATGCTGGCATCGCTGGATGCTAAACGCATTGATGTGGTGATTAATCAGGTGACAATTTCTGATGCCAGAAAGCAAAAATATGATTTCTCAACACCGTACACCATTTCCGGGATCCAGGCGCTGACAAAAAAAGGGCTTGCCGGCAGCATTACTCGTCCTGAAGATTTAAGTGGTAAAAAGGTAGGTGTTGGTTTAGGGACGAATTACGAACAATGGTTACGTCAGCATGTTAATGGTGTTGATATCCGTACCTACGATGATGATCCTACCAAGTATCAGGATCTGCGTGTCGGACGAATTGATGCCATTCTGGTGGATCGTCTTGCTGCACTGGATTTAGTGAAAAAAACCAATGATGCACTGGCAGTTGCCGGCCCGGCATTTTCCCGCCAGGAATCAGGTGTGGTTATCCGTAAGCAGAATCCACAGTTATTAGCCGCGATCGATAGTGCAATCGCTGAGATGCAAAAAGATGGCACGATGAATAATCTGGCTGTGAAATGGTTTGGTACGGACGTCACTCACTGA